From one Catellatospora sp. IY07-71 genomic stretch:
- a CDS encoding DUF305 domain-containing protein, whose protein sequence is MRFRVYACVTVLLVAGCGAGSAPGAGATVPGSSAAGAAVSGAPGGAQAGGTGGASPPGAATVPSAGAISTDVAWTQLMIALDERMLAALRLAPQRSGDAALGTFAAEVARQHDTEVAELRKALAKTGAPETNPHEGHDMPGMITQENLALLAAKSGAEFDTMLAESLRVHFEQCRMLAGSEQSAGSDPAVKALAATVESTRIAALLRLAALAP, encoded by the coding sequence GCGGTGCGGGCTCCGCGCCGGGAGCGGGCGCGACGGTGCCCGGCTCTTCCGCCGCCGGCGCGGCCGTGTCCGGTGCGCCGGGCGGCGCTCAGGCGGGCGGCACGGGCGGAGCCTCCCCGCCCGGCGCGGCGACCGTGCCGTCAGCGGGTGCGATCAGCACCGATGTCGCGTGGACGCAGCTGATGATCGCGCTCGACGAGCGCATGCTGGCCGCGCTGCGGCTGGCTCCGCAGCGGTCCGGCGACGCCGCACTGGGCACGTTCGCCGCAGAGGTGGCGCGCCAGCACGACACCGAGGTCGCCGAGCTGCGCAAGGCGCTGGCCAAGACCGGCGCGCCGGAGACCAACCCGCACGAAGGCCACGACATGCCCGGCATGATCACGCAGGAGAACCTCGCGCTGCTGGCCGCGAAGTCCGGCGCGGAGTTCGACACGATGCTGGCCGAGAGCCTGCGTGTGCACTTCGAGCAGTGCCGCATGCTGGCCGGCTCCGAACAGTCCGCCGGCTCCGACCCCGCCGTCAAAGCCCTGGCCGCCACCGTCGAGTCCACCCGCATCGCAGCCCTGCTCCGCCTGGCCGCCCTCGCCCCCTGA
- a CDS encoding LacI family DNA-binding transcriptional regulator, which produces MTSTRPHDGQRSPTLEQVAEWAGVSRSTVSRVINGVSTVDPELRELVQRAIDATGYVPNLAARSLVTRRTDSVALVVSEPDDRNESDEPFLNRIFTDPFLGRITAGALEVLRPEGIHLVIMPAESPAHHHVLRYLRQGHVDGVLLISSSAADPLPQMLCDLGIPAVLSARPAKPLPMSYVDVEQQVGAKLAAEHLLAVGRHHLATISGPLDMPSSQDRLAGFRAALAVHGHAYVPSAAGNFTRASGENAARELFAAHPEIDALFVANDLMAEGALQALRDLGKKVPDDVAVVGFDDSIAALQCRPQLTTIHQPLEEMAAEMARLLLARIGKSDAKPRSVIFHPRLIRRQST; this is translated from the coding sequence GGTCCCCGACGCTGGAACAGGTCGCGGAATGGGCAGGGGTGTCCCGGTCGACCGTCTCGCGCGTCATCAACGGGGTGTCCACCGTCGACCCCGAGCTGCGTGAACTGGTTCAGCGCGCCATCGACGCCACGGGTTACGTGCCCAACCTCGCCGCGCGTTCCCTGGTCACCCGGCGCACCGACTCCGTGGCGCTGGTCGTGTCCGAGCCGGACGACCGCAACGAGTCCGACGAGCCCTTCCTGAACCGGATCTTCACCGACCCGTTCCTCGGCCGCATCACCGCCGGGGCGCTGGAGGTGCTCCGCCCCGAGGGCATCCACCTGGTGATCATGCCCGCCGAGTCGCCGGCCCATCACCACGTGCTGCGCTACCTGCGGCAGGGCCACGTCGACGGGGTCCTGCTCATCTCCAGCAGCGCCGCCGACCCGCTCCCGCAGATGCTCTGCGACCTGGGCATCCCGGCGGTGCTGTCGGCCCGCCCCGCCAAGCCGCTGCCGATGAGCTACGTCGACGTCGAGCAGCAGGTCGGCGCGAAGCTCGCCGCCGAGCACCTGCTCGCCGTCGGCCGCCACCACCTGGCCACCATCTCAGGCCCGCTGGACATGCCGTCCAGCCAGGACCGGCTGGCCGGGTTCCGGGCGGCGCTCGCCGTGCACGGGCACGCCTACGTGCCGTCGGCGGCGGGCAACTTCACCCGTGCCAGCGGCGAGAACGCCGCCCGGGAGCTGTTCGCGGCGCACCCCGAGATCGACGCCCTGTTCGTCGCGAACGATCTGATGGCCGAGGGCGCCCTGCAGGCCCTGCGCGACCTCGGCAAGAAGGTGCCCGACGACGTCGCGGTGGTCGGCTTCGACGACAGCATCGCCGCACTCCAGTGCCGCCCACAGCTCACCACGATCCACCAGCCGCTGGAGGAGATGGCCGCCGAGATGGCCCGCCTCCTGCTCGCCCGCATCGGCAAATCCGACGCCAAACCCCGCTCCGTCATCTTCCACCCCCGCCTGATCCGCCGCCAATCCACGTAG